Proteins from one Paraburkholderia sp. BL10I2N1 genomic window:
- a CDS encoding OmpA family protein produces MLNKVAVALQSEKLSSYKFRVEGHADPRGSADAKMKLSEDRAAAVVEYLTQKDGIASERLSSVGKGSTEPLNPRNPTAPENRRVTIVTVVD; encoded by the coding sequence ATGCTCAACAAGGTCGCGGTTGCATTGCAGTCGGAGAAGCTGTCGTCGTACAAGTTTCGCGTTGAAGGACACGCGGACCCGCGCGGTTCCGCCGACGCCAAAATGAAGCTTTCGGAAGATCGTGCCGCCGCCGTTGTCGAATACCTCACGCAGAAGGACGGTATTGCGTCCGAGCGCCTGAGTTCGGTAGGCAAGGGTTCGACCGAGCCGCTGAACCCGCGCAATCCGACAGCGCCAGAGAATCGCCGCGTGACCATCGTGACCGTGGTGGACTGA
- a CDS encoding amino acid permease: MADTSYMARKSIADIVDSADVEGGHLLSKTLGATSITAMGIGAIIGAGIFVLTGTAAAQFAGPGIVLSFILGGIACGFVGLCYAELAAMLPVCGSSYTYTYATLGEVFAWIIGWDLILEYAMGAATVAVGWSGYIVSLLHNVGINIPPALAAASGVLVKLPDGTSVTGVVNLPAVVIIAILTTMLVLGTKESARLNNVMVAIKLSVVVAFIAIGAFFMHPANWHPFIPANTGEFGSFGMSGILRGSAVVFFAFIGFDAVSTAAQEARKPQRDMPIGILGSLVICTTLYILVAGVLTGLVPYAQLNVPDPIAKGVDAIGVTWFSILIKIGALTGLTTVILVLLYGQSRIFFTMSQDGLLPHLFARVHPRLLTPHRSQMMIGTIVAIVAAFTPINVLGEMVSIGTLFAFVLVCGAVIYLRRSDSDASRPFRAPGVPIVPILGILFCLLLMVGLPLITWIRLVVWLVIGMIIYMSYGRTHSKLRFPERH; the protein is encoded by the coding sequence ATGGCTGATACCAGTTACATGGCGCGAAAGTCCATCGCCGACATCGTTGACAGTGCGGATGTCGAAGGCGGCCACCTGTTGTCCAAGACGCTGGGTGCGACAAGCATCACAGCGATGGGAATCGGCGCCATCATCGGTGCTGGCATCTTTGTCCTGACCGGAACGGCCGCGGCGCAGTTCGCCGGGCCAGGCATCGTTCTGTCGTTCATCCTCGGCGGTATCGCGTGCGGGTTCGTCGGGCTGTGCTACGCAGAACTGGCCGCCATGCTCCCCGTATGCGGCAGCAGTTACACCTACACCTATGCGACGCTCGGCGAGGTGTTCGCCTGGATCATCGGCTGGGACCTGATCCTCGAATACGCAATGGGTGCGGCTACGGTTGCAGTCGGCTGGTCGGGTTACATCGTCAGCCTGCTTCACAATGTGGGCATCAATATCCCGCCCGCCCTCGCGGCGGCGTCCGGCGTCCTGGTTAAACTCCCCGATGGCACGTCGGTGACCGGAGTCGTCAACCTGCCCGCCGTCGTGATCATCGCGATTCTCACGACCATGCTCGTACTCGGCACGAAGGAGTCGGCACGGCTCAATAACGTCATGGTCGCGATCAAACTGTCCGTCGTGGTGGCGTTCATTGCCATCGGCGCATTTTTCATGCACCCGGCGAACTGGCATCCGTTCATCCCGGCCAACACCGGGGAATTTGGCAGCTTCGGCATGAGCGGAATCCTTCGCGGCTCCGCTGTCGTCTTTTTTGCCTTCATCGGTTTTGATGCGGTATCCACCGCCGCGCAGGAAGCAAGAAAGCCGCAACGCGATATGCCCATCGGCATCCTCGGGTCGCTGGTCATATGCACGACCCTTTATATTCTCGTGGCTGGCGTGTTGACCGGGCTCGTCCCCTACGCCCAACTCAACGTGCCCGACCCGATCGCAAAGGGCGTCGATGCGATCGGCGTGACCTGGTTCTCCATTCTCATCAAGATCGGCGCACTGACCGGGCTCACGACAGTCATCCTCGTGTTGCTCTACGGCCAGAGCCGCATCTTTTTCACGATGTCGCAGGATGGCCTGCTGCCGCACCTTTTTGCCCGTGTCCATCCGCGCCTGCTGACGCCTCACCGCAGTCAGATGATGATCGGCACGATTGTCGCGATCGTGGCGGCGTTCACGCCAATCAACGTGCTGGGCGAGATGGTCAGCATCGGCACCTTGTTCGCATTCGTCCTCGTGTGCGGCGCCGTGATCTATCTGCGGCGCAGCGATTCCGACGCCTCCCGGCCATTCCGCGCTCCGGGCGTGCCGATCGTGCCGATCCTGGGCATTCTGTTCTGCCTTCTGCTGATGGTCGGGCTGCCGCTCATTACATGGATCCGCCTGGTCGTGTGGCTGGTGATCGGCATGATCATCTACATGTCGTACGGCCGGACTCATTCGAAACTGCGCTTCCCGGAGCGCCACTGA
- a CDS encoding ferritin-like domain-containing protein: protein MNDTFDLERLIPGFIAPALPPSRADRATITAAEHGTRQWTSNVAGPLKPGSDVHRREMCRMFRETFNPYRPSVLDWPTLEPDALQRIVSLPIWDIAVQTEGRARLRMAAYAATIDEPDMRHALALNAWEESRHKEVLSRMVSAYQIALASEPPDVYPKDVEWAYLVTGYSECIDSFFAFGLFEVARRSGLFPPELIDTFEPVMQEECRHILLFANWVAWHRVRLSWWQRIRFELKVAAVWAFLGWERVSLARTLDADGNEHRHDNNFTVNGAQAVSAAETSVHELMTLCLEENNRRFSGYDQRLLRPETMPKLVRFALRFMRADNRR, encoded by the coding sequence ATGAATGACACATTCGATCTCGAACGGCTGATCCCAGGCTTCATTGCGCCAGCGTTGCCGCCATCCAGAGCCGACCGCGCAACCATCACCGCTGCAGAGCACGGCACCCGGCAGTGGACGAGCAACGTCGCCGGCCCGCTGAAGCCGGGCTCCGACGTGCATCGCCGCGAGATGTGCCGGATGTTTCGCGAGACCTTCAACCCGTACCGCCCGTCGGTACTCGACTGGCCGACGCTCGAGCCCGACGCGCTTCAGCGGATCGTCTCGCTGCCGATCTGGGACATCGCAGTGCAGACGGAAGGCAGGGCGCGGCTGCGCATGGCAGCGTATGCGGCCACCATCGACGAACCGGACATGCGCCACGCGCTCGCGCTGAACGCCTGGGAAGAGAGCCGCCACAAGGAAGTGCTCTCGCGGATGGTGAGCGCATACCAGATAGCCCTCGCGAGCGAGCCTCCCGACGTCTACCCGAAGGACGTCGAATGGGCCTATCTTGTGACCGGTTACAGCGAGTGCATCGACAGCTTCTTCGCGTTCGGCCTGTTCGAGGTCGCGCGCCGCTCGGGCCTGTTCCCGCCCGAGCTGATCGACACCTTCGAGCCGGTGATGCAGGAAGAGTGCCGCCATATCCTGCTGTTCGCAAACTGGGTAGCATGGCACCGCGTGCGGCTGTCCTGGTGGCAGCGCATCCGCTTCGAGCTGAAAGTGGCTGCCGTGTGGGCATTCCTCGGCTGGGAGCGGGTCAGCCTTGCGCGCACGCTCGACGCCGACGGCAACGAGCACAGGCACGACAACAACTTCACGGTGAACGGCGCACAGGCAGTGTCCGCAGCCGAAACCAGCGTGCACGAACTGATGACGCTGTGCCTGGAAGAGAATAACCGGCGCTTCTCCGGTTACGACCAACGCCTGCTTCGCCCCGAGACGATGCCGAAGCTCGTGCGTTTCGCGCTGCGTTTCATGCGCGCGGACAACAGGCGGTAA
- a CDS encoding SagB/ThcOx family dehydrogenase: MDAFDVSNKGVWYPLNLLADAHLLEYHERSKHRVNCYAPGPMGLDWATQPDPFRVFHSAPRMGLPLAADTLATRYNELRRGVLPPAQKFDISTLAILFELSLGLSAWKSYGAQRWALRCNPSSGNLHPTEGYLLCPALSGVSGGVHHYLSRDHVLEHRAAIDDPQWDEAFRGSGVLVGITSIHWREAWKYGMRAWRYCQHDCGHVIAALSYAAAALGWQTRLMEAAGDDVVTNLLGLNRDEDFCVDEAEVADALLWIGDPERLPDLERMRTALNQATWHGSANPLSPGHVTWPDIDSIQRATYKSCTREPTPRHLEPRPLPGLPALDLSFARIARQRRSAVNFDAKARITDAAFFSMLACLLARSDTPPWNALTSLAEVHPVLLVHRVDGLEPGLYVLVRDPGALPPLRQSMRPEWLWRKTGPDYLPLYLLLPYDLRGAAKLICCHQDIAADSCFALGMLARFEIALKQPWRYRHLFWECGILGQALYLEAEAAGLSATGIGCFFDDEMHGLLGVQNHNWQSLYHFTIGGAVADPRLSAFPPYEVQP, encoded by the coding sequence ATGGATGCGTTCGATGTTTCGAACAAGGGTGTGTGGTACCCGTTGAACCTGTTGGCCGACGCACATCTGCTTGAATATCACGAACGCAGCAAGCACCGCGTCAACTGCTATGCGCCAGGCCCTATGGGCCTCGACTGGGCAACCCAGCCGGACCCGTTCCGCGTCTTTCACAGCGCTCCGCGCATGGGTCTGCCGTTAGCCGCGGACACTCTGGCCACACGCTACAACGAGCTGCGCCGCGGTGTTCTACCGCCCGCGCAGAAATTCGATATTTCCACTCTGGCAATCCTTTTCGAGCTCTCGCTCGGTCTGTCGGCGTGGAAATCTTATGGCGCCCAGCGATGGGCGTTGCGCTGCAACCCTTCGAGCGGAAATCTCCATCCCACCGAGGGCTATCTTCTATGTCCTGCGCTTTCCGGCGTGTCAGGCGGGGTCCACCACTACCTGAGCCGGGATCATGTGCTCGAACATCGCGCGGCGATCGATGACCCGCAGTGGGATGAGGCGTTCCGAGGCAGTGGTGTTCTGGTCGGCATAACCTCGATTCACTGGCGCGAGGCGTGGAAATACGGCATGCGCGCCTGGCGCTACTGCCAGCATGATTGCGGGCACGTCATCGCCGCGCTGAGTTACGCCGCGGCCGCGCTCGGCTGGCAGACGCGACTGATGGAGGCCGCTGGGGACGATGTCGTGACCAACCTCCTCGGATTGAACCGCGACGAGGATTTCTGCGTTGACGAAGCAGAAGTAGCGGATGCCCTGTTGTGGATAGGCGATCCTGAACGACTGCCTGATCTTGAGCGTATGCGGACCGCTTTGAATCAGGCGACGTGGCATGGATCCGCGAACCCGCTAAGCCCCGGACATGTAACGTGGCCGGATATCGATTCGATCCAGCGCGCCACGTATAAGTCCTGTACTCGCGAGCCGACCCCGCGGCATCTGGAGCCGCGTCCATTGCCTGGGTTGCCTGCCCTCGACCTCAGCTTTGCGAGGATCGCGAGGCAGCGTCGCAGCGCTGTGAATTTCGACGCTAAGGCGCGCATCACCGACGCGGCCTTTTTCAGCATGCTGGCGTGTCTGCTGGCTCGCAGCGACACGCCGCCGTGGAATGCGCTGACGTCGCTTGCCGAGGTCCATCCGGTGTTACTGGTGCACCGCGTGGACGGGCTGGAGCCAGGCCTGTATGTGCTTGTGAGAGATCCTGGCGCGCTGCCGCCTCTCAGGCAGTCAATGCGTCCAGAATGGCTGTGGCGGAAAACCGGACCAGACTATCTGCCGCTGTATCTGCTGCTGCCTTACGATCTGCGCGGCGCGGCAAAATTGATCTGCTGCCACCAGGATATCGCCGCCGACTCCTGCTTTGCGCTCGGGATGCTCGCGAGATTCGAGATCGCCTTGAAGCAACCATGGCGCTATCGCCATCTGTTCTGGGAATGCGGCATTCTCGGGCAGGCCCTCTATCTCGAAGCCGAAGCTGCCGGCCTGAGTGCTACGGGTATTGGCTGCTTTTTCGACGACGAAATGCACGGGCTGCTTGGGGTACAGAATCACAACTGGCAAAGCCTGTATCACTTCACGATTGGCGGGGCGGTGGCCGATCCGCGGCTGTCCGCATTTCCGCCTTATGAAGTTCAGCCTTGA